One genomic segment of Clavelina lepadiformis chromosome 3, kaClaLepa1.1, whole genome shotgun sequence includes these proteins:
- the LOC143448908 gene encoding uncharacterized protein LOC143448908 isoform X2 codes for MASDSVVSSQQQVSSPSNALIFANSSNEQNTSGGNHVVDAKSDSGSEKISRNSSSGDEDWSGGKLVIDLDNDNDVEKSSKEMKPFVTSQSNNNDRETFVRNNNNNNSSNAESPGSSKHTLGADKGAKNASAAVSKAPSSCGHNSSTSHSSKTLKSKSKKSSKSSKQQPSSSSSNTSGRLPSPRCVSPAVTFNSSSDLTPISSKQIQGYDTKTSLARASNSPDEVFGKKSKSKSKSHHKKHGKHGEKSSNSHNSSSKSEFMGEKTKSKWKNSNTTQGGAADTNIATFTVSSGAHNLPAHISSSSPSLAIPNKNNSGHRRSASPSLMALSANNQQARIPMAAQHPARTAARSALATGNGAKTSHACNGRDSTLPDLNPAINPNHHSIGGHGQHSRKKQRKIQSSVPVSSTSSAAGHCDSESEQLYGHQAAGKREANKCQGFNVSASELLSGQKKLKLEADMEVEEVISGTGKQSTQHPIDLNHNPVHLRTDTGELRPSLPAPKPLVPGQTTVSPPVFAPSSYFVQNMPRYTASDAAAVSETTPHTSAVWSSGVHCGEEKVQSNPDLGPPIVNSHRSVGTVTSTSDIGVMTETDALGPCEPGTSVHLDGIVWHETDTGVLVVNVTWRNRTYVGTLLDATKHDWAPPRLSDSDLDMDLRGKNGRPKRVRGGANDNAMTSRKGRSRGNQSVGDDIKGSPSTAAKRRNKNSESEAGTVESDRASSKRARMATSRGSSQLIQSERNVWNGGSESSTCSSPVFIECPHPNCSKRYKHINGLKYHQAHAHLDFDEIDAKEGPDAKEEEETDHINSPPDGDADAKMSDLEVTPLDEGKKDSREVAVSTDVPEKAPVIGDETKLTPVASQSDPENVPLSQLSSSYSIVTPQREVRDPSFVAIPSYVTPSEPNVVTRTHDVISAGLPEAPRVTTPAPPTVSEASVADSESAMAVQTLLQLQDSENSSLPGLSTSYRRESPHPTLTLMSRGEKNPSAGSTSSTTQTHSTAPYRAPPMLSDHTRHSRSASDVTPRTSTRLGDDERQTSVVSQLPTSTPTHPPVSVGTNVAMVAPIPRLEYAGHIQHYGMHETPPPDKYIASLGNPLTQGPSGVKTAKGKMVPIPVDPNHGLAPGSTYAAAASPANLLGAVKKQKKKKKVEGQGGSFDGEQTRSDVVYPMKPEAPPQNESGPPMSSPFSVKPGAAPNSTPLPYQGPSKTQNIVLKHNTDHTTIITSNAVQVKTEPGLRLPPQNLGGRKVPGIVLHASSTQPQPTNNVTVKGTFHPHPDPHKPQTAVSAQAQDRLKVGQGTPTSQSSVKNKNNNNKLVGSQNPPRPAQDHPKPRTLLLQPNQSQPAMPAHHEQTPESSLQPRSRYPDPKPRPTGIINPHESVSMHKMQEAVESTIVSTYAPKQPRSKAPTPLPELPRQLDQSRRSPAVEARQLRQPAELREGRSRSRDESNDPPRTEAESRGESSIPTTKDPMEPPFPNPQMGFPQMQQLFGYQLSPYGYIPMDPAYSRTLLMDPRVRQSYEQYMQDVQKQQFLQQQSDKKVRKPDVPGKETSKPEQPPKIQSRSPVDSDKPPWPQQQHKRLSSPSPYPAMSSKDKSSSGIPPPHHPSPLGHPSAYKSSQVGTPVLTPVPSRNHLAVASRSSVPPSGSPHLRPETTDRGRPPVIDEVRPQVRKVASPAVRNERSPEKNKEQDGPGFKPSPASPGSLQYYPAGYAMYDPAHSTYRGVPQYVPGYSVLPYPPSGPTLYPAHWPPNSQAPAAGKQTSTPKPTKDETTTRPRSPVREDPPRVRPEVKGQGQVHYVTSKERMSREVPPMMTRKISRSPDPKAVVPISVPPRNQTPGAAPSVDHRAPSPPTQRHLHTHHHIHEGVQFLTPQHYAYPATAVIATGSDPATGFPAPFPPKRD; via the exons ATGGCATCGGACTCAGTTGTTTCGTCACAGCAGCAAGTAAGTTCTCCTTCGAATGCGCTGATTTTTGCGAACTCGTCTAATGAACAAAACACGTCTGGTGGCAATCACGTGGTTGATGCGAAAAGCGATTCCGGATCCGAAAAAATTTCGCGCAACTCAAGTTCAGGCGACGAAGATTGGTCCGGTGGAAAGTTGGTAATCGATCTCGACAACGATAATGACGTcgaaaaatcaagcaaagaaatgaaaccatttgttacgtcacaaagcaaCAACAATGATCGGGAAACATTTGTGagaaataacaacaacaataacagcaGCAATGCCGAGAGTCCTGGGTCGAGCAAACATACGCTTGGTGCTGATAAAGGCGCCAAAAATGCTTCTGCTGCTGTCTCCAAAGCACCGAGCAGCTGTGGCCACAACTCCAGCACGTCGCATTCAAGTAAGACTCTGAAATCAAAGTCGAAAAAATCGAGTAAGTCAAGCAAGCAACAACCGTCATCGAGTAGCTCAAATACTTCAGGAAGATTACCATCGCCGCGCTGCGTGTCGCCCGCGGTCACTTTTAACAGTTCGTCCGATCTCACTCCAATTTCGAGTAAACAAATCCAAGGCTATGACACTAAAACGTCGTTAGCACGCGCATCGAATTCCCCAGACGAAGTTTTTGGAAAGAAGAGCAAGAGCAAGTCGAAAAGTCACCATAAAAAACACGGTAAACACGGTGAAAAATCAAGCAACTCTCATAATTCTAGCTCAAAATCTGAATTTATGGGAGAAAAGACAAAAAGTAAATGGAAAAACAGCAACACAACACAAGGCGGCGCCGCAGACACCAATATCGCAACTTTTACGGTTTCAAGCGGAGCCCACAATCTGCCGGCGCATATCTCCAGCAGTTCGCCGTCGTTGGCAATTCCGAATAAAAACAATTCGGGCCATCGTCGAAGTGCGTCGCCAAGCCTAATGGCCCTTTCCGCTAACAACCAGCAGGCTCGAATACCTATGGCGGCTCAGCACCCTGCACGTACGGCTGCTCGCTCAGCCTTGGCGACTGGTAATGGGGCTAAAACCAGTCATGCGTGCAATGGAAGAGATTCGACCCTCCCTGACCTCAATCCTGCCATAAACCCAAACCATCATTCCATAGGTGGACATGGTCAACATAGTCGtaaaaaacaacgaaaaatacaaagtaGTGTTCCGGTTTCCAGCACTTCATCGGCGGCTGGCCATTGTGATTCGGAAAGCGAGCAATTGTACGGGCACCAGGCTGCTGGGAAAAGAGAAGCGAACAAATGTCAAGGCTTCAACGTCAGTGCGAGTGAGCTGTTGTCTGGTCAAAAGAAGCTTAAACTTGAGGCG gATATGGAAGTAGAAGAAGTCATTTCTGGGACCGGAAAGCAAAGTACGCAACATCCGATTGATCTGAACCATAATCCTGTTCATTTGCGAACCGACACCGGGGAGTTGAGGCCCTCTCTGCCCGCACCCAAGCCTCTCGTTCCCGGCCAAACTACAGTTTCACCGCCGGTCTTCGCCCCTTCGAGTTATTTTGTGCAGAATATGCCACGATATACAGCTTCAGATGCCGCCGCCGTCAGCGAAACTACTCCACATACGTCGGCGGTCTGGTCGAGCGGGGTCCATTGTGGAGAGGAAAAGGTGCAAAGTAACCCCGATTTAGGACCCCCGATTGTAAATTCACACCGATCTGTGGGGACAGTGACATCGACATCAGATATTGGTGTTATGACGGAAACGGATGCGCTTGGACCGTGTGAACCCGGAACTAGCGTGCATCTGGATGGAATAGTTTGGCatgagaccgacacag GTGTCCTTGTTGTTAATGTAACGTGGCGGAACCGAACCTACGTCGGGACCCTTCTAGACGCCACCAAGCACGACTGGGCCCCTCCCAG GCTTTCTGATTCCGACCTCGATATGGATCTTCGTGGCAAGAACGGGAGGCCAAAGAGGGTACGTGGCGGCGCCAATGACAACGCCATGACGTCACGTAAAGGTCGTAGTCGTGGCAATCAGTCAGTTGGTGATGACATCAAAGGGAGTCCTTCTACTGCCGCAAAGCGACGTAACAAG AATTCGGAATCAGAAGCCGGGACTGTTGAAAGTGATAGAGCGTCGTCGAAACGCGCTCGTATGGCGACATCTCGCGGATCGTCTCAGCTCATCCAGAGCGAGAGGAATGTCTGGAACGGCG GAAGCGAGTCCTCGACCTGTTCGTCCCCCGTCTTCATCGAATGCCCCCATCCCAACTGCAGCAAGAGATACAA ACACATCAACGGGCTCAAGTACCATCAGGCTCATGCTCACCTCGACTTTGACGAGATCGATGCCAAGGAAGGTCCAGATGCTAAAGAGGAGGAGGAAACTGACCACATCAACTCTCCTCCGGATGGTGATGCGGATGCGAAGATGTCCGACCTGGAAGTGACTCCACTTGATGAGGGGAAGAAAGATTCTCGTGAAGTTGCAGTATCCACTGACGTTCCGGAAAAAGCTCCCGTCATCGGTGATGAAACAAAGCTTACTCCTGTTGCGTCACAAAGTGACCCCGAAAATGTTCCGTTATCACAACTGTCTTCATCTTATTCGATTGTGACACCACAAAGAGAGGTTCGCGATCCATCATTTGTTGCAATCCCTTCATATGTAACCCCGTCTGAACCCAATGTGGTCACACGTAcccatgacgtcataagtgcAG GATTGCCCGAAGCACCCCGAGTCACCACACCGGCACCACCTACTGTCTCAGAGGCAAGTGTGGCCGACAGCGAGAGTGCGATGGCGGTGCAGACGTTGCTGCAGCTGCAGGACAGCGAGAACTCCTCCCTGCCTGGCCTGTCCACTTCGTACCGGCGAGAATCGCCCCACCCCACCTTAACCCTGATGTCAAGGGGTGAGAAGAACCCATCCGCTGGCTCTACGTCTTCTACAACCCAGACGCACTCTACCGCCCCCTATCGAGCACCACCCATGTTGTCAGACCACACGAGGCACTCAAGGTCAGCTTCTGACGTCACCCCACGAACTTCAACAAGGCTTGGTGATGACGAACGTCAAACCTCAGTTGTGTCACAATTACCCACATCCACCCCTACCCACCCTCCTGTCAGTGTTGGGACGAATGTCGCGATGGTTGCCCCGATACCCCGCCTTGAATATGCCGGTCATATCCAGCATTATGGGATGCATGAAACCCCACCACCGGACAAATATATTGCATCTTTGGGTAATCCCCTAACCCAGGGTCCCAGTGGGGTGAAGACAGCAAAGGGCAAGATGGTTCCCATCCCAGTTGATCCCAACCATGGTTTGGCTCCGGGTTCAACTTATGCGGCGGCAGCGTCCCCGGCCAATTTATTGGGGGCCGTCAAGAAgcagaagaagaaaaaaaaagtgGAGGGTCAAGGGGGGAGTTTTGACGGGGAACAGACTCGGAGCGACGTTGTTTACCCAATGAAGCCTGAAGCTCCGCCACAGAATGAAAGCGGCCCACCCATGAGCTCACCCTTCTCAGTGAAACCAGGGGCAGCCCCTAATAGCACCCCCTTACCCTACCAGGGTCCGAGTAAGACCCAGAACATTGTGTTGAAGCACAACACCGACCACACGACAATAATCACGAGCAATGCTGTGCAGGTGAAAACCGAACCTGGCCTGAGGCTCCCCCCACAAAATTTAGGGGGCAGAAAAGTCCCAGGCATCGTCCTGCACGCATCGAGTACCCAGCCTCAACCCACAAACAATGTCACTGTAAAGGGAACTTTTCACCCACATCCAGACCCACATAAGCCCCAGACCGCCGTTTCTGCCCAGGCTCAAGACCGGTTGAAGGTGGGTCAAGGGACCCCCACCTCCCAGAGCAGTGTGAAAAATAAgaacaacaataacaaactgGTTGGCTCCCAGAATCCTCCCCGCCCTGCTCAGGACCATCCAAAACCTCGGACGTTGCTCCTGCAACCCAACCAATCACAACCCGCCATGCCAGCTCACCACGAGCAAACCCCAGAAAGCAGCCTTCAGCCTCGATCTCGTTACCCTGACCCCAAGCCCCGCCCGACAGGGATAATAAACCCCCACGAGTCGGTGTCAATGCATAAAATGCAGGAGGCTGTTGAGAGCACAATAGTGAGCACATATGCCCCGAAGCAACCCCGCTCCAAGGCCCCAACCCCACTGCCAGAGTTGCCACGGCAACTGGACCAAAGCAGAAGATCACCGGCAGTCGAAGCGAGACAGCTGAGGCAACCAGCCGAACTTCGAGAAGGTCGAAGTCGATCCCGAGATGAATCAAACGACCCGCCACGAACTGAAGCTGAATCTCGAGGAGAGAGTTCAATACCAACCACGAAAGACCCCATGGAACCCCCTTTTCCAAACCCTCAGATGGGATTTCCCCAGATGCAGCAATTGTTTGGGTACCAGCTCTCCCCATACGGGTACATTCCCATGGACCCAGCATACTCTCGCACTCTGCTGATGGACCCTAGAGTCAG GCAGTCGTACGAGCAATACATGCAAGATGTGCAGAAGCAGCAATTTTTACAGCAGCAGTCGGACAAGAAAGTTCGCAAACCTGACGTCCCCGGCAAAGAAACCTCCAAACCAGAACAACCCCCTAAGATACAATCGAGATCACCGGTTGACTCTGATAAGCCACCATGGCCCCAACAACAACACAAACGACTTTCGTCACCCTCCCCTTACCCAGCCATG AGCTCAAAGGACAAGAGTTCTTCGGGAATTCCCCCGCCTCATCACCCCTCCCCACTGGGTCACCCGAGTGCATACAAGTCCTCTCAGGTCGGCACCCCAGTGCTGACCCCGGTTCCTTCGAGAAACCACTTGGCTGTTGCCAGTAGGTCATCAGTGCCACCCAGTGGCTCTCCTCACCTGAGGCCGGAGACAACAGACCGAGGTCGCCCTCCTGTGATAGATGAGGTGCGCCCCCAAGTGAGGAAGGTAGCATCTCCAGCAGTGAGGAATGAGAGAAGTCCGGAGAAG AACAAGGAGCAAGACGGACCGGGGTTCAAACCGTCCCCTGCCAGCCCCGGCAGCCTGCAGTATTACCCCGCTGGCTACGCCATGTATGACCCTGCCCACTCCACATACAGGGGGGTCCCCCAATATGTACCCGGATACTCAG TTCTTCCATATCCACCGTCTGGCCCCACTTTGTACCCGGCCCATTGGCCCCCTAATTCGCAAGCCCCAGCAGCTGGAAAGCAGACCTCGACCCCCAAACCCACAAAAGATGAGACCACGACCAGACCACG aTCGCCGGTGAGGGAAGATCCTCCACGAGTTCGTCCAGAGGTCAAGGGTCAGGGCCAGGTTCATTACGTCACTTCAAAAGAGCGGATGTCAAGAGAAG TTCCACCAATGATGACTCGAAAGATAAGTCGAAGCCCTGACCCCAAGGCAGTGGTCCCCATTTCTGTGCCCCCGCGAAATCAGACCCCAGGAGCAGCCCCATCTGTGGACCACCGGGCACCGTCCCCCCCAACGCAACGACACCTGCACACCCATCACCACATCCACGAAGGGGTCCAGTTTCTAACCCCACAGCACTACGCCTACCCCG CCACTGCTGTCATAGCAACCGGGTCAGACCCCGCAACAGGCTTCCCCGCCCCATTCCCTCCGAAAAG gGACTAA